The Malus domestica chromosome 10, GDT2T_hap1 genome contains a region encoding:
- the LOC103454486 gene encoding la-related protein 6C isoform X2: MAQAQPRGEKPQEVPEMEVKENPRSPSFTFNAQAPEFVPRSHAQMPISGYFYPCFHFLGDSTASPDWFYIGDQELPPYLISNNPNINPLSNRSKNALPDDLQQKIIKQVEYQFSDMSLLANESLAKHISKDPEGFVPISVIASTKKMKSLISNNHMLSQALRSSLKLVVSEDGKKVRRKHPFTEKDKEELQSRTVVAENLPEDHSHQNLEKIFSVVGSVKTIRICHPHESNSSRSKGDFIVSNKLHALLEYETMEIAERAVDKLSDERNWRKGLRVRMLIRCSPKSVLKSRKSDFDGILEDEEPPYDCAVETSHPSSPELVIDSPNVEENSALSKKGLAWGRGKGRGRGQSQSGRGLIALSPLSSSTIQCEASAKLNSKGPRMPDGTRGFTMGRGKPVSAMNSP, from the exons ATGGCACAAGCACAACCACGTGGGGAAAAGCCCCAAGAGGTCCCAGAAATGGAGGTGAAAGAAAACCCAAGAAGTCCATCCTTCACATTCAATGCACAGGCACCTGAATTTGTGCCAAGATCACATGCCCAGATGCCCATTTCTGGTTATTTCTATCCCTGTTTTCACTTTCTTGGTGACAGTACTGCTTCCCCTGATTGGTTTTACATTGGGGACCAAGAATTGCCTCCTTACTTGATCTCCAATAATCCCAATATCAATCCGCTTTCCAATCGGTCCAAGAACGCGCTCCCAGATGATCTTCAACAGAAGATCATTAAGCAG GTGGAGTACCAGTTCAGTGACATGAGTCTGCTGGCAAATGAATCCTTAGCGAAACACATAAGTAAAGATCCTGAAGGATTTG TTCCAATATCTGTTATTGCCTccaccaagaaaatgaagtcACTTATTAGTAACAACCATATGCTCTCGCAAGCACTGCGGTCTTCTTTAAAGCTT GTTGTAAGTGAGGATGGCAAGAAGGTTAGACGTAAGCATCCTTTTACTGAAAAGGAcaaagaggaattgcag TCTCGCACGGTTGTGGCAGAGAATTTGCCTGAAGATCACTCTCATCAAAACCTAGAGAAGATATTCAGTGTGGTTGGAAG TGTGAAAACCATCCGAATATGCCATCCCCACGAATCCAATTCTTCCCGCTCCAAAGGCGATTTCATTGTCAGCAACAAG CTGCATGCGCTTTTGGAGTATGAGACAATGGAAATAGCAGAGAGAGCG GTTGATAAGTTGAGCGATGAAAGGAACTGGAGAAAAGGGCTCCGAGTAAGGATGCTGATCAGATGCTCG CCAAAGTCTGTTTTGAAGAGCAGAAAGTCTGATTTCGATGGCATTTTAGAGGATGAAGAACCACCGTATGATTGCGCAGTAGAAACTTCTCACCCAAGCAGCCCTGAATTGGTCATTGATAGTCCTAAT GTTGAAGAAAACTCGGCATTGTCCAAGAAAGGACTGGCCTGGGGGCGTGGTAAGGGACGAGGACGCGGGCAGAGCCAGAGCGGGCGTGGCCTGATTGCCCTGTCTCCGCTATCAAGCAGCACCATCCAGTGTGAAGCATCTGCAAAACTGAATTCCAAGGGACCAAGAATGCCGGATGGGACTCGAGGCTTCACCATGGGAAGAGGCAAGCCAGTAAGCGCCATGAATTCGCCGTAA
- the LOC103454486 gene encoding la-related protein 6C isoform X1 → MAQAQPRGEKPQEVPEMEVKENPRSPSFTFNAQAPEFVPRSHAQMPISGYFYPCFHFLGDSTASPDWFYIGDQELPPYLISNNPNINPLSNRSKNALPDDLQQKIIKQVEYQFSDMSLLANESLAKHISKDPEGFVPISVIASTKKMKSLISNNHMLSQALRSSLKLVVSEDGKKVRRKHPFTEKDKEELQSRTVVAENLPEDHSHQNLEKIFSVVGSVKTIRICHPHESNSSRSKGDFIVSNKLHALLEYETMEIAERAVDKLSDERNWRKGLRVRMLIRCSVSLLLKHHDFQPKSVLKSRKSDFDGILEDEEPPYDCAVETSHPSSPELVIDSPNVEENSALSKKGLAWGRGKGRGRGQSQSGRGLIALSPLSSSTIQCEASAKLNSKGPRMPDGTRGFTMGRGKPVSAMNSP, encoded by the exons ATGGCACAAGCACAACCACGTGGGGAAAAGCCCCAAGAGGTCCCAGAAATGGAGGTGAAAGAAAACCCAAGAAGTCCATCCTTCACATTCAATGCACAGGCACCTGAATTTGTGCCAAGATCACATGCCCAGATGCCCATTTCTGGTTATTTCTATCCCTGTTTTCACTTTCTTGGTGACAGTACTGCTTCCCCTGATTGGTTTTACATTGGGGACCAAGAATTGCCTCCTTACTTGATCTCCAATAATCCCAATATCAATCCGCTTTCCAATCGGTCCAAGAACGCGCTCCCAGATGATCTTCAACAGAAGATCATTAAGCAG GTGGAGTACCAGTTCAGTGACATGAGTCTGCTGGCAAATGAATCCTTAGCGAAACACATAAGTAAAGATCCTGAAGGATTTG TTCCAATATCTGTTATTGCCTccaccaagaaaatgaagtcACTTATTAGTAACAACCATATGCTCTCGCAAGCACTGCGGTCTTCTTTAAAGCTT GTTGTAAGTGAGGATGGCAAGAAGGTTAGACGTAAGCATCCTTTTACTGAAAAGGAcaaagaggaattgcag TCTCGCACGGTTGTGGCAGAGAATTTGCCTGAAGATCACTCTCATCAAAACCTAGAGAAGATATTCAGTGTGGTTGGAAG TGTGAAAACCATCCGAATATGCCATCCCCACGAATCCAATTCTTCCCGCTCCAAAGGCGATTTCATTGTCAGCAACAAG CTGCATGCGCTTTTGGAGTATGAGACAATGGAAATAGCAGAGAGAGCG GTTGATAAGTTGAGCGATGAAAGGAACTGGAGAAAAGGGCTCCGAGTAAGGATGCTGATCAGATGCTCG GTCTCGTTGCTTCTAAAACACCATGATTTTCAGCCAAAGTCTGTTTTGAAGAGCAGAAAGTCTGATTTCGATGGCATTTTAGAGGATGAAGAACCACCGTATGATTGCGCAGTAGAAACTTCTCACCCAAGCAGCCCTGAATTGGTCATTGATAGTCCTAAT GTTGAAGAAAACTCGGCATTGTCCAAGAAAGGACTGGCCTGGGGGCGTGGTAAGGGACGAGGACGCGGGCAGAGCCAGAGCGGGCGTGGCCTGATTGCCCTGTCTCCGCTATCAAGCAGCACCATCCAGTGTGAAGCATCTGCAAAACTGAATTCCAAGGGACCAAGAATGCCGGATGGGACTCGAGGCTTCACCATGGGAAGAGGCAAGCCAGTAAGCGCCATGAATTCGCCGTAA